A genomic stretch from Georgenia muralis includes:
- a CDS encoding ABC transporter ATP-binding protein: protein MHPGDAPRTLVGPDRFRPVTDAIASARGLTKVYGAGETQVRALDGVDVDLARGEFTAIMGPSGSGKSTLMHCMAGLDSPTAGSIEVDGVEISRMSQRQLTKLRRTRIGFVFQAYNLVPTLTARENITLPLDIARRPVDRERFETIVRTLELTDRLHHRPTELSGGQQQRVACARALIAAPSVVFADEPTGNLDSTAAAEVLGFLRSSVEELGQSVVMVTHEPMAAAYAHRVLYLADGRLEAELRDPDAGSILDALGTLGSAREQRREGAAVPAAR from the coding sequence ATGCACCCCGGGGACGCTCCGAGAACACTCGTCGGTCCTGACCGCTTCCGGCCCGTGACCGACGCGATCGCCTCGGCGCGTGGTCTGACCAAGGTCTACGGCGCGGGCGAGACGCAGGTGCGCGCGCTCGACGGCGTCGACGTCGACCTCGCCCGCGGGGAGTTCACCGCCATCATGGGCCCGTCGGGCTCGGGCAAGTCCACGCTCATGCACTGCATGGCGGGCCTGGACTCCCCCACGGCCGGGTCGATCGAGGTCGACGGCGTGGAGATCTCTCGGATGAGCCAGCGCCAGCTCACCAAGCTGCGGCGAACCCGGATCGGGTTCGTCTTCCAGGCCTACAACCTCGTTCCCACCCTCACCGCCCGCGAGAACATCACCCTCCCGCTGGACATCGCACGGCGCCCGGTGGACCGGGAACGGTTCGAGACGATCGTGCGCACCCTCGAGCTCACCGACCGGCTCCACCACCGGCCCACCGAGCTCTCCGGCGGCCAGCAGCAGCGGGTCGCCTGCGCGCGCGCCCTCATCGCCGCACCGTCGGTCGTCTTCGCCGACGAGCCCACCGGGAACCTGGACTCCACCGCCGCCGCGGAGGTGCTCGGGTTCCTCCGCAGCAGCGTCGAGGAGCTCGGCCAGTCGGTCGTCATGGTCACCCACGAGCCGATGGCGGCCGCCTACGCCCACCGGGTCCTCTACCTCGCCGACGGGCGCCTGGAGGCCGAGCTGCGCGACCCCGACGCCGGGTCGATCCTCGACGCCCTCGGGACCCTGGGGTCCGCCCGCGAGCAGCGCCGCGAGGGCGCGGCCGTCCCGGCCGCCCGCTGA
- the mobF gene encoding MobF family relaxase: MRPEGGGVRGGVILFRGTGTAARRYLEADRSQADEYYLEAGAARAELSMVDASGRVMVHRALAPTEYAGWVDWVDPVSREPMGRARQAGADRQGSPRFAEMVVNTPKSLSIAAALHPEVSAALDAAQRDAADMIRAWLGQHSVTRVGPRGRQEVVPVEQLQTVAISHRTSRAGDPHRHIHLQIGTRVWAAGAWRGLDTAALFRQQGAIRALGTAVLAAHPHLAAALDAHGLTLDPVSGEVVELEPFNAVLSKRATQVTRNLAAFTARWEAAHPGQAPDPVVRARLQAAAWEHHRPNKKPTRLGSEAGWRRELDAAGYSPDLPRHLPRPAVVAPDNLSVQQLANRALDRCAAAASTWTAHTVQEHVTRLITEAGVRATPQALVDLITITTRLALQDCLSVLPPGAAAPEHVPHLTNLHVIAVETHVRDLLAARSPAGASQPHITRMTEEPGLDPEQVWAAGAVASDAPLVVVEGAAGAGKTTMLGAAIRAAAAHGRATRIVTPTKKAAAVAARELDVPADSVAKLVHAHGWRWNTDGLWTRLAVGQPDPETGVTYHGPPPAARLRRGERIVVDEAGMLDQDTALGLLTIADEAGATLALVGDRAQLPAVGRGGVLDVAAHLVGSTYDMGTVHRFNDPTFADLTVQMRAGHHPAALFDRLHALRLVRIHESNDALHEAIARTARDGEAITTATNEEARDLNERIRDARVTAGLVDDSRTASGADGLPIGAGDLIQTRRNDHTLGVANRQTWTVQHIGDDGTAWVAEHRDGRRHERTLRLPAEYLTEHAHLAYATTAYGIQGITVDHSHTVLSDALDAAGVYVGMTRGRTHNLLHTVATDLDDARQQFTAALQRDPADRGLTDATRAARAAVSGLAPLGLAVVNAERARLRELVATADGEAARLERAMDALARQSVAHHTEHARQAQIVAAADTHLEAVRADVAAPLIEQAAADGAGYLTEQERMWQANRALAGSGRFGRRTSTRLAQEATQAHAAVRHAVSQRWGDTPLTTTHLPAWTNAAARRRVDADPRVIKAKKAADHAHLSEQELAMSHAAAFAALWQDIGCGRMPGPLEARATELRRHAHQARRSLAEIEALPVVDAEQLIRQNATRTMAERLAEAALKARTAHAGRRHSPSPTRRPDPGRNFTPSA, from the coding sequence GTGCGGCCCGAGGGAGGCGGCGTGCGCGGCGGGGTGATCCTGTTCCGAGGGACTGGAACTGCCGCGCGTCGCTACCTCGAAGCGGACCGGTCGCAGGCGGATGAGTATTACCTGGAGGCCGGCGCCGCCCGCGCCGAGCTGTCCATGGTCGACGCCAGCGGCCGGGTGATGGTCCATCGAGCGCTGGCGCCGACTGAGTACGCAGGCTGGGTCGACTGGGTCGACCCCGTCAGTCGGGAGCCGATGGGCCGGGCCCGCCAGGCCGGCGCTGATCGGCAGGGGTCGCCACGGTTCGCGGAGATGGTGGTGAACACACCGAAGTCCCTCTCGATCGCCGCAGCGCTGCACCCGGAGGTGTCGGCGGCGCTCGATGCCGCCCAGCGCGACGCCGCGGACATGATCCGCGCCTGGCTCGGGCAGCACTCGGTCACCCGCGTCGGCCCACGGGGACGCCAGGAGGTCGTGCCGGTCGAGCAGTTGCAGACGGTGGCGATCTCTCACCGGACCTCCCGGGCCGGTGACCCGCACCGGCACATCCACCTCCAGATCGGCACACGAGTCTGGGCGGCAGGGGCCTGGCGCGGGCTGGACACCGCGGCCCTGTTCCGCCAGCAAGGCGCGATCCGCGCCCTGGGCACCGCAGTCCTGGCCGCCCACCCCCACCTGGCCGCGGCGCTCGACGCCCACGGCCTGACCCTGGATCCGGTCTCCGGCGAGGTGGTCGAGCTGGAACCGTTCAACGCGGTGCTGAGCAAACGCGCCACCCAGGTGACGCGAAACCTGGCGGCGTTCACGGCACGGTGGGAGGCAGCCCACCCCGGCCAGGCGCCCGACCCGGTTGTCCGCGCCCGGTTGCAGGCGGCGGCGTGGGAGCACCACCGCCCGAACAAGAAGCCGACACGCCTCGGCAGCGAGGCGGGCTGGCGGCGCGAGCTCGACGCGGCCGGCTACTCCCCCGACCTACCACGCCACCTGCCTCGCCCGGCGGTCGTGGCGCCCGACAACCTGAGCGTCCAGCAGCTGGCCAACCGGGCACTGGACCGGTGCGCGGCCGCTGCCTCGACCTGGACGGCCCACACGGTCCAGGAGCACGTCACCCGCCTGATCACCGAGGCCGGGGTCCGGGCCACCCCGCAGGCGCTGGTCGACCTGATCACGATCACCACCCGCCTCGCCCTCCAGGACTGCCTCTCGGTGCTCCCGCCCGGCGCCGCGGCCCCGGAACATGTGCCGCACCTGACGAACCTGCACGTCATCGCGGTCGAGACCCACGTGCGCGACCTCCTGGCCGCCCGCTCCCCCGCCGGCGCCTCCCAGCCCCACATAACGCGCATGACGGAGGAGCCCGGGTTGGACCCGGAGCAGGTCTGGGCGGCCGGCGCGGTCGCCTCCGATGCCCCGCTGGTGGTGGTGGAGGGGGCGGCCGGGGCGGGTAAGACCACCATGCTCGGCGCCGCGATCCGCGCGGCCGCCGCACACGGGCGCGCGACCCGCATCGTGACGCCGACCAAGAAGGCCGCCGCCGTCGCTGCCCGGGAGCTTGACGTCCCGGCCGACAGCGTGGCCAAGCTCGTCCACGCCCACGGGTGGCGGTGGAACACCGACGGCCTTTGGACCCGCCTCGCCGTGGGCCAGCCCGACCCGGAGACCGGCGTCACTTACCACGGGCCACCGCCGGCGGCGCGCCTGCGGCGGGGCGAGCGGATCGTGGTGGACGAGGCCGGGATGCTCGACCAGGACACCGCCCTGGGCCTGCTGACCATCGCCGACGAGGCCGGCGCCACCCTCGCCCTGGTCGGTGACCGCGCCCAGCTACCCGCCGTCGGCAGAGGCGGCGTGCTCGACGTCGCCGCCCACCTGGTCGGCAGCACGTACGACATGGGCACCGTGCACCGCTTCAACGACCCCACCTTCGCAGACCTGACCGTGCAGATGCGCGCCGGTCACCACCCCGCAGCGCTCTTCGACCGGCTGCACGCCCTCAGGCTGGTCCGCATCCACGAGAGTAACGACGCCCTGCACGAGGCCATCGCCAGGACGGCCCGGGACGGGGAGGCGATCACGACCGCTACTAACGAAGAAGCCCGCGACCTCAACGAGCGCATCCGCGACGCGCGCGTAACAGCGGGCTTGGTAGACGATTCGCGCACCGCATCCGGGGCCGACGGGTTGCCGATCGGCGCCGGTGACCTCATCCAGACCCGCCGCAACGACCACACCCTCGGGGTCGCCAACCGCCAGACCTGGACCGTCCAGCACATCGGCGACGACGGCACCGCCTGGGTCGCCGAGCACCGGGACGGGCGCCGGCACGAGCGCACCCTGCGGCTGCCCGCCGAGTACCTCACCGAACACGCCCACCTGGCCTACGCCACCACCGCCTACGGGATCCAGGGAATCACCGTGGACCACTCGCACACCGTGCTGTCGGACGCGCTCGATGCCGCCGGGGTCTACGTCGGCATGACCCGCGGCCGCACCCACAACCTCCTCCACACCGTCGCCACCGACCTCGACGACGCCCGGCAACAGTTCACCGCCGCGCTGCAACGCGACCCTGCCGACCGCGGCCTCACCGACGCCACCCGCGCCGCACGAGCCGCCGTCAGCGGCCTGGCCCCACTGGGCCTCGCGGTGGTGAACGCCGAACGGGCCCGGCTGCGGGAGTTGGTCGCGACCGCCGACGGCGAGGCGGCTCGGCTGGAGCGCGCCATGGATGCCCTCGCCCGACAGTCCGTCGCCCACCACACCGAGCACGCACGGCAGGCCCAGATCGTCGCCGCCGCCGACACCCACCTCGAGGCCGTGCGGGCCGACGTCGCCGCACCACTGATCGAGCAAGCCGCCGCCGACGGCGCCGGCTACCTGACCGAACAAGAACGCATGTGGCAGGCGAACCGTGCCCTCGCCGGGTCCGGCCGGTTCGGACGGCGGACCTCCACCCGCCTCGCGCAGGAGGCCACGCAGGCGCATGCCGCGGTGCGGCACGCGGTCAGCCAGAGGTGGGGTGACACCCCGCTGACGACGACACATCTCCCGGCCTGGACCAACGCCGCTGCTCGGCGCCGGGTCGACGCCGACCCTCGGGTGATCAAGGCGAAGAAGGCTGCCGACCACGCCCACCTCAGTGAGCAGGAACTCGCGATGAGCCACGCCGCCGCCTTTGCAGCCTTGTGGCAAGACATCGGCTGCGGCCGCATGCCCGGCCCCCTCGAAGCGCGGGCCACCGAGCTGCGCCGTCACGCCCATCAGGCGCGCCGCAGCCTGGCGGAGATCGAGGCCCTCCCCGTCGTCGACGCCGAGCAGCTCATCCGGCAGAACGCGACGCGCACCATGGCCGAGAGGCTCGCCGAGGCCGCGCTGAAGGCACGAACGGCCCACGCCGGCCGCCGACACTCACCGTCCCCCACACGTCGGCCCGACCCCGGGCGCAACTTCACTCCGAGCGCGTGA
- a CDS encoding ISAzo13-like element transposase-related protein, giving the protein MDPGHPGDPMSPLVWTTRPTRKLAAALTEAGQPVSDRTVARMLRDLGFSLQGNAKVFEGADGDIQSGYLAGKGAHHLAAGQSVISVDTNLGLSRGR; this is encoded by the coding sequence GTGGACCCCGGTCACCCGGGGGATCCGATGTCGCCGCTGGTGTGGACGACGAGGCCCACCAGGAAGCTGGCCGCTGCACTGACCGAGGCCGGGCAACCGGTCTCGGACCGGACCGTGGCGCGGATGCTGCGGGACCTGGGGTTCAGCCTGCAGGGCAACGCCAAGGTCTTCGAGGGCGCCGACGGCGACATCCAGTCCGGCTACCTGGCCGGGAAGGGAGCCCACCACCTCGCCGCCGGGCAGTCGGTGATCTCGGTGGACACTAACCTCGGTCTTTCACGCGGCCGGTGA
- a CDS encoding integrase, translating to MKFKDRDRCHVCHRRAERAALRRACVQCGRSRHLQDDGRCAGCRRAAAPRKPPKTITCRHCGQQRRNAGHGLCNRCSLADPGRPFRYAASLAKRLPSPPPWWNLLVEFAAARHHPSGTMAVLRETGRALTANPATTPHQLRRAAGAPISPTTERVLTAFFTSQGLILARSDTRERAALARQRYLDAVPAPLGQAVAQFNDVQVSEQDRRTRTGRRTLSDITLATRLRILRDLAADIGANRPVTGWAEVTTADLERFLARSPAARHQQTYVLRRFFAWAKGRRLVLANPARALALGAQPAFTGIVLDLATQRALFRRWTTDTTPARERLVGLLALLHAATNAQIRTLTLAEVDHARQALTLHGRPAPAPMDPATWAAIQACRREREATGTLNPHLIVSRVTQSRATPVHQTYLARLLAPAGTSPALCRQTRLTQLVTDLDPKLTATVLGMHDTGLVRYLADNVDRDRLRPTAPGR from the coding sequence GTGAAGTTCAAGGATCGGGACCGCTGCCACGTCTGCCACCGCCGCGCCGAGCGCGCCGCACTGCGGCGGGCCTGCGTCCAGTGCGGGCGCTCACGTCACCTCCAGGACGACGGACGCTGCGCGGGCTGCCGCCGCGCCGCGGCGCCGCGCAAGCCGCCCAAGACCATCACCTGCCGGCACTGCGGCCAGCAACGACGCAACGCCGGGCACGGCCTGTGCAACCGCTGCTCGCTCGCCGACCCGGGGCGCCCGTTTCGATACGCCGCATCCCTGGCCAAACGGCTGCCATCACCCCCGCCGTGGTGGAACCTGCTCGTCGAGTTCGCCGCCGCCCGCCACCACCCCAGCGGGACCATGGCGGTCCTGCGCGAGACCGGACGGGCCTTGACCGCCAACCCGGCAACGACGCCACACCAGCTCCGCCGCGCGGCCGGCGCGCCGATCAGTCCCACGACCGAACGGGTCCTGACCGCGTTCTTCACCAGCCAGGGATTGATCCTCGCGCGGTCAGACACCCGAGAGCGCGCCGCCCTCGCGCGCCAGCGGTACCTCGACGCCGTCCCCGCCCCGCTGGGCCAGGCCGTGGCGCAGTTCAACGACGTCCAGGTCAGCGAGCAGGACCGCCGCACCCGCACCGGAAGACGGACCCTCAGCGACATCACCCTCGCGACCCGACTGCGCATCCTGCGCGATCTCGCCGCCGACATCGGCGCGAACCGCCCGGTCACCGGATGGGCCGAGGTGACCACCGCCGACCTCGAACGCTTCCTCGCCCGCAGCCCCGCCGCCCGGCACCAGCAGACCTACGTCCTGCGGCGCTTCTTCGCCTGGGCCAAAGGTCGTCGGCTCGTCCTGGCCAACCCCGCCCGCGCACTGGCCCTCGGCGCCCAACCGGCCTTCACCGGCATCGTGCTGGATCTGGCGACCCAGCGCGCCCTGTTCCGCCGCTGGACCACGGACACCACCCCGGCCCGGGAGCGACTCGTCGGTCTTCTCGCCCTCCTGCACGCCGCCACCAACGCCCAGATCCGCACGCTCACTCTTGCCGAGGTCGATCACGCACGGCAGGCGCTGACCCTCCACGGTCGCCCCGCCCCGGCACCGATGGACCCCGCGACCTGGGCCGCGATCCAGGCATGCCGCCGCGAGCGGGAGGCGACCGGAACCCTGAACCCTCACCTCATCGTCAGCCGGGTCACCCAAAGCAGAGCCACACCCGTTCACCAGACCTACCTCGCGCGGCTGCTCGCACCAGCCGGCACCAGCCCCGCCCTCTGCCGCCAGACCCGCCTCACCCAGCTCGTCACCGACCTCGACCCCAAGCTCACCGCCACCGTGCTGGGCATGCACGACACCGGGCTCGTGCGATACCTCGCCGACAACGTCGACCGCGACCGACTCCGGCCCACCGCGCCCGGACGCTGA
- a CDS encoding helix-turn-helix domain-containing protein encodes MEIRWRLRMAAAQREVWTAAQLRRLLAERAGLELSSASVSALFAKQPSQVKLDTLAALCTALECTPNDLIEVDTTPVTQAVKPARAKDEPKVARGRSMPPL; translated from the coding sequence ATGGAGATTAGGTGGCGGCTGCGGATGGCCGCGGCCCAGCGGGAAGTCTGGACCGCGGCACAGCTGCGCCGGCTCCTGGCCGAACGCGCGGGCCTCGAGCTGTCCTCGGCGTCGGTATCGGCCCTGTTCGCCAAGCAGCCCAGCCAGGTCAAGCTCGACACCCTTGCCGCGCTCTGCACCGCGCTGGAGTGCACCCCCAACGACCTGATCGAGGTCGACACCACCCCGGTGACGCAGGCGGTGAAGCCGGCCCGGGCCAAGGACGAGCCGAAGGTCGCCCGCGGCCGCTCGATGCCGCCGCTTTGA
- a CDS encoding tyrosine-type recombinase/integrase yields the protein MAVDGLRLVQGGAGPAAVIDAPAADPVAFQDSCVEAFKTSQAVRGFAQTTMENNAGVLDRFLTACDRPAWEVTAEDVDRVVAGLVEQGLSAATRRGYVQAFKGFHAFLSARKAGEIETVFGVRLVDPVDDFNAARHVDSSSPSAIAPPDDERMEEFFDFLKQRIAGARKYAVAGRDYALFRTLYLAGLRAEETASLDRADVHFGRGPFGKVHVRFGKGAKTSGPRPRWVPMLDGLDLILRWYLEEIAPRLGEGPALFCDEGGGRISRGTIRNRLAYLLVLEQAARGEDRPGAAPLVGFSPHTLRHACATRNYERGVDLVAIQQMLGHWHVGTTMRYVTPSATFIEDAYRRAVSGTLAELGGVRDGD from the coding sequence GTGGCCGTCGACGGGTTGCGTCTGGTTCAGGGCGGCGCCGGCCCCGCGGCGGTCATCGACGCGCCGGCGGCGGACCCGGTGGCGTTCCAGGACTCGTGTGTGGAGGCGTTCAAGACTTCCCAGGCGGTGCGAGGGTTCGCTCAGACCACGATGGAGAACAACGCTGGGGTGCTCGACCGCTTCCTCACCGCGTGCGACCGACCCGCGTGGGAAGTCACCGCCGAGGATGTCGACCGGGTCGTTGCCGGGCTTGTCGAGCAGGGCCTGTCGGCTGCGACGCGGCGGGGATATGTCCAGGCGTTCAAGGGATTCCACGCGTTCTTGTCCGCCCGCAAGGCCGGCGAGATCGAAACCGTCTTCGGTGTCCGGCTGGTCGACCCGGTCGACGACTTCAACGCGGCACGCCATGTCGACTCCTCCTCCCCGTCGGCGATCGCCCCGCCCGATGATGAACGGATGGAGGAGTTCTTCGACTTCCTCAAGCAGCGCATCGCCGGGGCGCGTAAGTACGCGGTCGCCGGACGCGACTACGCCTTGTTCCGCACGCTCTACCTCGCCGGGCTGCGGGCAGAGGAGACCGCATCACTCGATCGGGCAGACGTGCACTTCGGTCGCGGCCCGTTCGGCAAGGTTCACGTCCGCTTCGGCAAGGGAGCCAAGACCTCCGGCCCCCGACCCCGGTGGGTCCCCATGCTCGACGGGCTCGACCTCATCCTGAGGTGGTATTTGGAAGAGATCGCCCCTCGGCTGGGCGAGGGGCCGGCACTGTTCTGTGACGAGGGCGGCGGACGGATCAGCCGGGGCACCATCCGCAACCGGTTGGCCTACCTGCTCGTGCTCGAGCAGGCCGCCCGCGGCGAAGACCGCCCAGGCGCGGCGCCCCTGGTCGGGTTCAGCCCACACACGCTGCGCCACGCCTGCGCGACCCGCAACTACGAACGTGGGGTCGACCTCGTCGCCATCCAGCAGATGCTCGGCCACTGGCACGTGGGGACGACGATGCGGTACGTGACACCCTCGGCCACGTTCATCGAAGACGCCTACCGACGGGCGGTCTCGGGAACGCTGGCCGAGCTGGGAGGAGTGCGAGATGGAGATTAG
- a CDS encoding transposase translates to MGSTRRSFTPEYKANAVSLVLNDGRAIAEVARSIGVHEMTLGKWVKKARDEGKEPERPLNEDERAELERLREENKRLRMEAEFAKKVATWFAKDQR, encoded by the coding sequence GTGGGATCAACCCGTCGCAGCTTTACCCCGGAGTACAAGGCCAACGCTGTTAGTTTGGTCCTGAATGATGGCCGAGCGATCGCCGAGGTGGCGCGGAGCATCGGCGTCCATGAGATGACATTGGGGAAATGGGTGAAGAAGGCCCGGGACGAGGGGAAAGAGCCCGAGCGTCCGTTGAACGAGGACGAGCGGGCCGAGCTCGAGCGCCTGCGCGAGGAGAACAAGCGGCTGCGCATGGAGGCGGAGTTCGCAAAAAAAGTGGCGACCTGGTTCGCGAAAGACCAGCGGTGA
- a CDS encoding IS3 family transposase, whose translation MKFAAIADWADSNAFPVSFMCDQLGVSTSGYYKWRGKAPSAREVADAELIELIKHHYDHLNGRPGVRRLRAHLAAAGHKVSHKRVWRLMRAAGLKGRHPKAWKRTTVPGENPVGAPDLIGRDFTAAEPNTRWCGDITYVRTWDGWAYLATVIDLHSRMVIGWALADHMRTELVTDALEMAIAHRRPPKGVIFHSDRGTQYTSKDFDKFCRRHHVRRSLGRTGICYDNAVAESFFATYKKELIHTRPWPAITDLKKATFTWIEEYYNRARRHSTLGYLTPAEYELGLRHINELAA comes from the coding sequence GTGAAGTTTGCTGCGATCGCGGACTGGGCTGACTCGAATGCGTTCCCGGTGTCGTTCATGTGCGACCAGCTCGGGGTGTCGACCTCGGGGTACTACAAGTGGCGCGGCAAGGCCCCCTCGGCCCGTGAGGTCGCCGACGCCGAGCTGATCGAGTTGATCAAGCACCACTACGACCACCTCAACGGCCGGCCGGGGGTGCGGCGCCTGCGCGCCCACCTGGCGGCCGCCGGCCACAAGGTCTCCCACAAGCGGGTCTGGCGGCTGATGCGCGCCGCGGGCCTGAAGGGCCGCCATCCCAAGGCCTGGAAGCGCACCACGGTGCCCGGCGAGAACCCCGTGGGCGCCCCGGACCTGATCGGCCGGGATTTCACCGCCGCCGAGCCGAACACCCGCTGGTGCGGGGACATCACCTACGTGCGCACCTGGGACGGGTGGGCCTACCTGGCCACCGTCATCGACTTGCACTCGCGCATGGTCATCGGCTGGGCCCTCGCGGACCACATGCGCACCGAGCTGGTCACCGATGCCCTGGAGATGGCCATCGCTCACCGCCGCCCACCCAAGGGGGTGATCTTTCACAGCGACCGCGGCACGCAATACACGTCCAAGGATTTCGACAAATTCTGCCGGCGTCACCATGTCCGCCGCTCGCTGGGCCGGACCGGTATCTGCTATGACAATGCCGTCGCGGAATCATTCTTCGCGACCTACAAGAAGGAACTTATCCACACCCGCCCCTGGCCGGCCATCACTGACCTGAAGAAGGCCACGTTCACCTGGATCGAGGAGTACTACAACCGCGCCCGACGCCACTCCACCCTCGGGTATTTGACACCAGCAGAGTATGAACTAGGATTACGACACATCAACGAACTCGCGGCGTAA
- a CDS encoding IS1380 family transposase — protein sequence MKPSHTIRPVFDESNLVSAAGLVPALRLAESAGLYGLVEGLTVPSPNAGVKTASVVGGMLAGADSIDDLDLLRHGGMGRVFDGVRAPSTLGTFLRSFTHGHVQQLDKVSGALLAGLARQVPALVNSGARAQGIAFVDVDDTIREVHGYAKQAAAYGYSGVRGLNVQLATLSTEVAAPVIVRARLRRGNVASHTGAGQLLAQALGTARAAGVSGPVLCRADSAYYGHAFVATALRHGVWFSVTVRMNPQAKAAIAGIGEDAWTPIRYPHAVWDEAEQRWVSDAEVAEVPFVAFTSRRKAEQVTCRLIVRRVRRLQPLAGDGSEQGELFATYRHHAFITNSDLDTIEADQRHRGHAIVEQVIAELKDGPLAHLPSGKYAANAAWVAMATIAFNIARAAAVAADMATARWATLRRKIINVPARIATTGRRLILHLPARWAWAEHWTTLHTAATGPPPATTT from the coding sequence GTGAAACCCTCTCACACGATTCGACCGGTCTTCGATGAGTCCAATCTGGTGTCGGCGGCGGGTCTGGTCCCGGCCCTGCGGCTGGCGGAGTCCGCGGGTTTGTACGGCCTGGTCGAGGGGTTGACGGTGCCCTCACCCAACGCGGGGGTGAAGACGGCGAGTGTGGTCGGCGGGATGCTCGCCGGTGCGGACTCCATCGATGACCTGGACCTGTTGCGCCATGGCGGGATGGGCCGGGTCTTCGACGGGGTCCGGGCACCCTCGACGTTGGGCACGTTCCTGCGATCGTTCACCCACGGTCACGTCCAGCAGCTCGACAAGGTCAGCGGTGCGCTGCTGGCAGGGCTCGCTCGACAGGTTCCCGCCCTGGTGAACAGCGGCGCGAGGGCGCAGGGCATCGCGTTCGTCGATGTCGACGACACGATCCGGGAGGTCCACGGCTACGCCAAGCAGGCCGCGGCGTACGGCTACTCCGGGGTCCGGGGCCTGAACGTCCAGCTCGCCACTCTCTCCACGGAGGTGGCGGCGCCGGTGATCGTCCGGGCCCGGCTACGGCGCGGCAACGTCGCCTCGCACACCGGCGCCGGCCAGCTCCTCGCCCAGGCCCTGGGGACCGCCCGCGCCGCGGGCGTGAGCGGACCGGTGCTGTGCCGGGCGGACTCGGCGTACTACGGCCACGCCTTCGTCGCCACCGCCCTGCGCCACGGGGTGTGGTTCTCGGTGACCGTGCGGATGAACCCCCAGGCCAAGGCGGCCATCGCGGGCATCGGCGAGGACGCCTGGACCCCGATCAGGTACCCGCACGCGGTCTGGGACGAGGCCGAGCAGCGGTGGGTCTCCGACGCCGAGGTCGCCGAGGTCCCCTTCGTCGCGTTCACCTCCCGCCGCAAGGCCGAGCAGGTGACCTGCCGACTGATCGTGCGCCGCGTCCGACGGCTCCAGCCCCTGGCCGGTGACGGCAGCGAGCAGGGCGAGCTCTTCGCGACCTACCGCCACCACGCGTTCATCACCAACTCCGACCTGGACACCATCGAGGCCGACCAGCGTCACCGGGGGCACGCGATCGTCGAGCAGGTCATCGCCGAGCTCAAGGACGGGCCCCTGGCGCACCTGCCGTCCGGGAAGTACGCGGCGAACGCGGCCTGGGTGGCGATGGCGACGATCGCGTTCAACATCGCCCGCGCCGCCGCCGTCGCCGCCGACATGGCCACCGCCCGGTGGGCCACCCTGCGCCGGAAGATCATCAACGTCCCCGCCCGGATCGCCACCACCGGCCGCCGGCTGATCCTGCACCTGCCCGCCCGCTGGGCCTGGGCCGAGCACTGGACCACCCTCCACACCGCCGCGACCGGGCCACCACCAGCCACCACGACCTGA